The window ATTATAGAGAGGCTTATGGTATTTTTGCTTGTAATGGTATATTGTTTAACCATGAATCACCAGTTAGAGGCGAAACATTTGTAACTAGAAAGATCACAAGGGCAGCTAGTAAGATAGCGCTCGGGCTTCAAGACAAGCTTTATCTTGGAAATTTAGACGCCAAAAGAGACTGGGGCCATGCAAAAGACTATGTGAAGATGATGTGGATGATACTGCAAGCCCCACAGCCAGAAGACTGGGTGATAGCGACTGGACAAACGACAGCGGTT of the Campylobacter concisus genome contains:
- a CDS encoding GDP-mannose 4,6-dehydratase, with protein sequence YREAYGIFACNGILFNHESPVRGETFVTRKITRAASKIALGLQDKLYLGNLDAKRDWGHAKDYVKMMWMILQAPQPEDWVIATGQTTAVRDFVKFAFAYTGINLRFEGAGVDEVGVVDSLNFEKVKELNLDISHLSIGQIVVCV